A genomic window from Streptomyces mirabilis includes:
- a CDS encoding alkaline phosphatase family protein, translating to MTGLTRRRLLGSAAGVLGGAAALSLLPPSVQKAVAAGPPKHGSLRDLEHVVMLMQENRSFDHYFGTLSGVRGFADPDAPALNNGRSVFYQPDAVNPKGYLLPFHLDTHASSAQAIPSTSHAWSVQHDAWNGGKMDRWLPAHRKADGVNGPYVMGYYTRDDIPFQFALAETFTVCDHYFCSVFGPTWPNRLYWMTGTIDPGGTRGGPIIANTAPTPYRWTTYAERLQAAGVSWKVYQQDDDYDCNVLEQFANFRVAVPGSELYERGVRPQPEGTFEDDARNDRLPAVSWIMPTSFQSEHPDYLPAAGADFVASKIEAIASNPKVWSKTAFILNYDENDGLFDHVPPPTPPAGTPDEFVQGLPIGGGFRVPAIIVSPWTVGGWVASEAFDHTSALRFLEQFTGVREPNISAWRRAAFGDFTSAFRFTQPQPLPPLLPDGTAQQLENAKTQVATLPAPTLPGADQSFPHQETGDRPHV from the coding sequence ATGACAGGGTTGACCCGCCGCAGACTCCTGGGTTCGGCCGCCGGTGTACTGGGCGGCGCCGCGGCGCTCTCCCTCCTCCCGCCGAGCGTCCAGAAGGCCGTCGCGGCCGGGCCGCCGAAGCACGGCTCGCTCCGCGACCTCGAGCACGTCGTCATGCTGATGCAGGAGAACCGGTCCTTCGACCACTACTTCGGCACCCTGTCCGGCGTACGCGGCTTCGCCGACCCCGACGCTCCGGCTCTCAACAACGGCCGGTCGGTCTTCTACCAGCCCGACGCCGTGAACCCGAAGGGCTATCTGCTCCCCTTCCACCTCGACACGCACGCCTCCAGCGCCCAGGCGATCCCCTCCACCAGCCACGCCTGGTCGGTGCAGCACGACGCGTGGAACGGCGGGAAGATGGACCGCTGGCTGCCGGCGCACCGCAAGGCGGACGGGGTCAACGGGCCGTACGTGATGGGCTACTACACCCGCGACGACATCCCCTTCCAGTTCGCCCTCGCCGAGACGTTCACCGTCTGCGACCACTACTTCTGCTCGGTGTTCGGGCCGACCTGGCCCAACCGGCTGTACTGGATGACCGGCACGATCGACCCCGGCGGCACGCGGGGCGGGCCGATCATCGCGAACACGGCGCCGACGCCGTACCGGTGGACGACGTACGCGGAGCGGCTGCAGGCGGCCGGGGTCAGCTGGAAGGTGTACCAGCAGGACGACGACTACGACTGCAACGTGCTGGAGCAGTTCGCGAACTTCCGCGTGGCCGTGCCGGGGTCCGAGCTGTACGAGCGTGGGGTGCGCCCGCAGCCGGAGGGCACGTTCGAGGACGACGCGCGGAACGACCGGCTGCCGGCGGTCTCCTGGATCATGCCGACGAGCTTTCAGTCCGAGCACCCGGACTACCTGCCCGCCGCGGGCGCCGATTTCGTCGCGTCGAAGATCGAGGCGATCGCCTCCAACCCGAAGGTGTGGAGCAAGACCGCCTTCATCCTGAACTACGACGAGAACGACGGCCTGTTCGACCATGTGCCGCCGCCGACGCCTCCGGCGGGTACGCCGGACGAGTTCGTCCAGGGGCTGCCCATCGGGGGCGGCTTCCGAGTCCCCGCGATCATCGTCTCGCCCTGGACGGTGGGGGGTTGGGTGGCGTCCGAGGCCTTCGACCACACCTCGGCCCTGCGGTTCCTGGAACAGTTCACCGGCGTCCGGGAACCGAACATCAGCGCCTGGCGCCGCGCGGCCTTTGGAGACTTCACCTCGGCCTTCCGCTTCACGCAGCCACAGCCGCTGCCGCCCCTCCTGCCCGATGGCACGGCGCAGCAATTGGAGAACGCGAAGACGCAAGTGGCGACCCTTCCCGCGCCCACCCTTCCGGGCGCCGACCAGTCGTTCCCGCACCAGGAGACGGGAGACCGGCCACACGTCTGA
- a CDS encoding S-4TM family putative pore-forming effector — MSPRTLLPIVEHQNDPEMLRLLRAASASHARAQRLASGHVVVSTALAVGAVVGVFVPVSLTPLSLVGLVWAVVYAVGASAWTKNEFRRAALLQETFDTRLFGLPWNQVLVGRGPSADEISRLARHYRGSPARLRDYYEIQDLPRPFDVVACQLQNLGWGSRIRRRYAGFVRTGLVLWCAAGVLVGVLNRMPLTDVLMDWYVPSLGLLLLGVDTYQAQQDTVAAREHARKTLLTRTEQYARAGALEAQAAGMLSLARQVQDVLLQTRLTQARVPNWFFNRFLDTDRADFAAAMDELGRLVTTPTTASGQG, encoded by the coding sequence ATGAGTCCACGGACGCTGCTGCCGATCGTCGAGCACCAGAACGATCCGGAGATGCTGCGGCTCCTGCGCGCCGCATCCGCCTCGCACGCACGCGCCCAGCGGCTCGCCTCCGGCCATGTCGTGGTGTCCACGGCGCTGGCGGTCGGCGCGGTGGTCGGCGTCTTCGTGCCCGTGTCGCTGACTCCGCTCAGCCTCGTCGGTCTGGTGTGGGCGGTCGTCTACGCCGTGGGGGCGAGCGCCTGGACGAAGAACGAGTTCCGCAGGGCGGCCCTGCTCCAGGAGACCTTCGACACCAGGTTGTTCGGGCTTCCCTGGAACCAGGTGCTCGTCGGCCGTGGGCCGTCCGCCGACGAGATCAGCCGGTTGGCGCGTCACTACCGTGGATCGCCCGCGAGGCTGCGCGACTACTACGAGATCCAGGACCTGCCCCGCCCCTTCGACGTCGTCGCCTGCCAGTTGCAGAACCTCGGCTGGGGCTCACGCATCCGCCGCCGCTACGCCGGCTTCGTACGGACGGGTCTCGTCCTGTGGTGCGCGGCGGGAGTGCTGGTCGGTGTGCTGAACCGGATGCCGCTGACCGACGTGCTCATGGACTGGTACGTCCCCTCCCTGGGGCTCCTGCTGCTGGGCGTCGACACCTACCAGGCGCAGCAGGACACGGTGGCCGCGCGGGAGCACGCGCGGAAGACTCTGCTGACGCGGACCGAGCAGTACGCGCGGGCCGGAGCTCTCGAGGCGCAGGCCGCCGGGATGCTGTCGCTGGCGCGGCAGGTGCAGGACGTGCTGCTGCAGACCCGGCTGACACAGGCGCGGGTGCCCAACTGGTTCTTCAACCGCTTCCTGGACACCGACCGCGCGGACTTCGCAGCCGCCATGGACGAACTCGGCCGCCTGGTCACCACGCCGACCACCGCCTCCGGACAGGGCTGA
- a CDS encoding NB-ARC domain-containing protein, translating into MIPEPARGRARTSAKDAPSGVEELSECLGDERSARALVEWAETMAVTVRPTHPKWAPSGKGYTGAVLAAVTITPGPGIVVVKLCPADQRAEHAAHTRARRASELRGDFARQHLTQQLYPPHPVGDGRLLTFQSPAGDDLRDVVTMAQLNDEDLRSTFRIVVTGLVADWNQGLESKDTELVSVSEFLRRELDTSVAEGGSARAYGAGNPNLRPDTTWIEIGGIVLPNPLTMTVGDAELPDPRILVVHGLAHGDLHLHNALVPLRRGTLCPDAFRLIDLSTFADDAPLTRDVATLMLSVLAERAPTGLIDEHELALLRHVVDPRDAYVPRIVPELALLVDDLHSASTDVAPGGWHALWVDQLLLSVLATALRFTTYEDLGAARRWRFFRMAAHAGGELLSRHGVTPPSSAPAISPPSQAGTAGRASTTTRATTVAVRETDVHVAAPPPPNTVLPPANAAAPPVNRLPVPHMAPAVPTDFVDRPAEGTDLLRSLLTAAAAGERVPTEGHSAVGLISSVTGVHGTGGFGKTTLAAWVCHHPEVRAAFPDGVLWAQLGQDPPRQRIIAWARDLVTLLTGTEPPVYATVEAAGEHLGATLEGRRVLLVVDDVWRREDVEPFLRGGSGCVRLVTTRRPGVLEASAPLIRIDRMSSAQSLNLLAAGVEGADNTTLLPLFERSGNWPLALRLLNGVLRSMVHRSGMALPDVVGEMAEELDRYGLAGPSTPTRPPAPARWKPRSTSASTNWPGSRAPAAVPWDGWRPWPASRRTSTSPTAGSRGSGE; encoded by the coding sequence ATGATTCCTGAACCGGCCCGGGGGCGGGCACGCACTTCGGCCAAGGACGCGCCGAGTGGTGTGGAGGAGCTCAGCGAGTGCCTGGGCGACGAGCGCTCGGCGCGGGCACTGGTCGAATGGGCCGAGACCATGGCGGTGACCGTGCGGCCCACGCACCCCAAGTGGGCCCCGTCCGGCAAGGGGTACACCGGAGCGGTGCTGGCAGCCGTGACGATCACACCGGGCCCGGGAATCGTCGTGGTCAAGCTGTGTCCCGCCGATCAGCGCGCGGAACACGCCGCCCACACGCGGGCGCGACGTGCCTCCGAACTCCGGGGCGACTTCGCCCGGCAGCACCTCACCCAGCAGCTCTACCCGCCGCACCCGGTGGGCGACGGACGACTGCTCACATTCCAGAGCCCCGCCGGTGACGACCTGCGCGACGTCGTCACGATGGCGCAGCTGAACGATGAGGACCTGCGGTCGACCTTTCGCATCGTCGTCACCGGCCTCGTCGCCGACTGGAACCAGGGACTTGAGTCCAAGGACACCGAACTCGTGAGCGTCTCCGAGTTCCTGCGGCGCGAACTCGACACGTCGGTGGCCGAGGGCGGTTCGGCACGGGCATACGGCGCCGGGAACCCGAACCTGCGCCCCGACACGACCTGGATCGAGATCGGCGGCATCGTCCTGCCGAATCCGCTGACCATGACCGTCGGCGACGCCGAGCTGCCCGACCCCCGGATCCTGGTCGTGCACGGGCTGGCCCACGGTGACCTGCATCTGCACAACGCCCTGGTGCCCCTGCGCAGGGGCACGTTGTGTCCTGACGCCTTTCGGCTCATCGACCTGTCCACCTTCGCCGACGACGCCCCGCTCACCCGGGACGTGGCGACACTGATGCTGTCGGTCCTGGCCGAGAGAGCGCCGACCGGCCTGATCGACGAGCACGAGCTCGCGTTGCTGCGGCACGTGGTCGATCCGAGGGACGCGTATGTGCCACGAATCGTGCCCGAACTGGCGCTACTCGTCGATGACTTGCACTCCGCCTCTACCGACGTGGCACCGGGCGGCTGGCACGCTCTGTGGGTGGACCAGCTGTTGCTGTCCGTCCTGGCGACGGCGTTGCGCTTCACGACCTACGAGGACCTGGGCGCGGCACGCAGGTGGAGGTTCTTCCGTATGGCGGCCCATGCGGGCGGTGAGTTGCTGTCGCGGCACGGGGTGACCCCGCCCTCGTCCGCGCCCGCGATCTCGCCCCCGTCGCAGGCAGGCACGGCAGGGCGCGCGTCCACGACCACCCGTGCCACGACCGTCGCCGTACGAGAGACCGACGTCCACGTCGCTGCCCCGCCACCGCCGAACACTGTCCTACCACCGGCGAACGCCGCCGCACCACCGGTGAACCGGCTCCCCGTCCCGCACATGGCCCCCGCCGTGCCGACCGACTTCGTCGACCGGCCCGCGGAAGGCACCGACCTGCTGCGTTCCCTCCTGACGGCCGCCGCGGCGGGTGAGCGGGTACCGACGGAAGGACACAGTGCCGTCGGCCTGATCTCCTCCGTCACCGGCGTCCACGGCACCGGAGGCTTCGGCAAGACCACGCTCGCCGCCTGGGTCTGTCACCATCCGGAGGTGCGAGCCGCTTTCCCGGACGGTGTGCTGTGGGCGCAGCTCGGCCAGGACCCGCCACGCCAGCGGATCATCGCCTGGGCGCGCGACCTCGTCACGCTCCTCACGGGCACCGAACCCCCGGTCTACGCCACGGTGGAGGCGGCCGGCGAACATCTGGGCGCGACGCTGGAGGGCCGCCGCGTACTGCTCGTGGTCGATGACGTGTGGCGGCGGGAGGACGTGGAGCCCTTCCTCCGGGGCGGCAGCGGCTGCGTCCGGCTGGTGACCACCCGCAGACCCGGGGTGCTGGAGGCGTCGGCGCCGCTGATCCGCATCGACCGCATGTCCTCCGCGCAGTCCCTGAACCTGCTGGCGGCGGGAGTCGAGGGAGCGGACAACACCACGCTGCTCCCGCTGTTCGAGCGCTCCGGCAACTGGCCGCTGGCGCTCAGACTGCTGAACGGCGTACTGCGCAGCATGGTGCACCGCAGCGGGATGGCCCTGCCGGACGTCGTGGGAGAGATGGCCGAGGAGCTGGACCGGTACGGTCTGGCCGGCCCCTCGACGCCTACCCGCCCCCCGGCACCCGCACGGTGGAAGCCACGGTCGACCTCAGCCTCCACGAACTGGCCCGGATCCCGCGCACCGGCCGCGGTTCCCTGGGACGGCTGGCGGCCCTGGCCTGCTTCCCGGAGGACCAGCACATCCCCTACCGCTGGCTCGCGAGGCTCTGGGGAGTGA